From a single Coregonus clupeaformis isolate EN_2021a unplaced genomic scaffold, ASM2061545v1 scaf2657, whole genome shotgun sequence genomic region:
- the LOC123488994 gene encoding ornithine aminotransferase, mitochondrial-like isoform X2, with amino-acid sequence MTGMISKLSHSLRSAAPALTRAVHSGTRPASTAASNLKTDQPLTAEEVYAREEKYGAHNYHPLPVALEKGKGLYVWDVEGNRYYDFLSAYSAVNQGHCHPKIITALNAQASKLTLTSRAFYNDVLGAYEEYITTLFGYDKVLPMNTGVEGGETACKLARKWAYTVKGVPKNQAKIIFANGNFWGRTMAAISSSTDPSSYEGFGPFMPGFGLVPYNDIPALEVRG; translated from the exons ATGACGGGGATGATTTCCAAGCTGAGCCACAGCCTGCGGAGCGCTGCCCCGGCCCTGACCAGAGCTGTCCACTCCGGGACGCGTCCTGCCTCTACCGCCGCCTCCAACCTGAAGACCGACCAACCCCTCACCGCTGAGGAGGTGTACGCCAGAGAGGAGAAATATGGAGCCCACAACTACCACCCACTTCCTGTGGCGCTGGAGAAGGGAAAGG gtctgTATGTGTGGGACGTGGAGGGAAACAGATACTATGACTTCCTGAGTGCCTACAGTGCAGTGAACCAGGGCCACTGCCACCCTAAGATCATCACTGCTCTGAACGCCCAGGCCTCCAAGCTCACCCTGACCTCCAGGGCCTTCTACAACGACGTCCTGGGGGCCTACGAGGAGTACATCACCACCCTGTTTGGATACGACAAAGTACTGCCCATGAACACAG GTGTGGAGGGTGGAGAGACGGCCTGTAAGCTAGCCCGTAAGTGGGCCTACACTGTGAAGGGCGTGCCCAAGAACCAGGCAAAAATCATCTTTGCAA ATGGTAACTTCTGGGGCCGGACCATGGCAGCCATCTCCAGCTCTACGGACCCTAGCAGTTACGAGGGCTTCGGGCCCTTCATGCCTGGCTTTGGGCTCGTCCCCTACAATGACATCCCTGCTCTGGAGGTACGAGGCTGA
- the LOC123488994 gene encoding uncharacterized protein LOC123488994 isoform X1: protein MCTAHEHRLGGLISTSHGHRLGGLICTAHEHRLGGLICTANEHRLGGLICTAHEHRLGGLISTAHGHRLGGLICTAHEHRLAGLICTAHEHRLAGLISTAHEHRLGGLISTAHEHRLGGLICTAHEHRLGGLICTVHGHRLAGLICTAHEHRLAGLICTAHGHRLGGLISTAHGHRLGGLICTAHEHRLAGLICTAHEHRLAGLICTAHEHRLAGLISTAHEHRLGGLICTAHEHRLAGLISTAHEHRLGGLICTAHGHRLGGLISTAHEHRLGGLICTAHEHRLAGLISTAHEHRLGGLICTAHGHRLAGLICTAHGHRLGGLISTAHEHRLGGLICTAHEHRCGGWRDGL, encoded by the exons ATGTGTACTGCCCATGAACACAGGTTAGGAGGTCTGATAAGTACTTCCCATGGACACAGGTTAGGAGGTCTGATATGTACTGCCCATGAACACAGGTTAGGAGGTCTGATATGTACTGCCAATGAACACAGGTTAGGAGGTCTGATATGTACTGCCCATGAACACAGGTTAGGAGGTCTGATAAGTACTGCCCATGGACACAGGTTAGGAGGTCTGATATGTACTGCCCATGAACACAGGTTAGCAGGTCTGATATGTACTGCCCATGAACACAGGTTAGCAGGTCTGATAAGTACTGCCCATGAACACAGGTTAGGAGGTCTGATAAGTACTGCCCATGAACACAGGTTAGGAGGTCTGATATGTACTGCCCATGAACACAGGTTAGGAGGTCTGATATGTACTGTCCATGGACACAGGTTAGCAGGTCTGATATGTACTGCCCATGAACACAGGTTAGCAGGTCTGATATGTACTGCCCATGGACACAGGTTAGGAGGTCTGATAAGTACTGCCCATGGACACAGGTTAGGAGGTCTGATATGTACTGCCCATGAACACAGGTTAGCAGGTCTGATATGTACTGCCCATGAACACAGGTTAGCAGGTCTGATATGTACTGCCCATGAACACAGGTTAGCAGGTCTGATAAGTACTGCCCATGAACACAGGTTAGGAGGTCTGATATGTACTGCCCATGAACACAGGTTAGCAGGTCTGATAAGTACTGCCCATGAACACAGGTTAGGAGGTCTGATATGTACTGCCCATGGACACAGGTTAGGAGGTCTGATAAGTACTGCCCATGAACACAGGTTAGGAGGTCTGATATGTACTGCCCATGAACACAGGTTAGCAGGTCTGATAAGTACTGCCCATGAACACAGGTTAGGAGGTCTGATATGTACTGCCCATGGACACAGGTTAGCAGGTCTGATATGTACTGCCCATGGACACAGGTTAGGAGGTCTGATAAGTACTGCCCATGAACACAGGTTAGGAGGTCTGATATGTACTGCCCATGAACACAG GTGTGGAGGGTGGAGAGACGGCCTGTAA